The following coding sequences lie in one Lacerta agilis isolate rLacAgi1 chromosome 4, rLacAgi1.pri, whole genome shotgun sequence genomic window:
- the IL17D gene encoding interleukin-17D: MQTAKVWVLACLLLCGLSFPGLETFKASKRPLRARTCADRPEELLEQLYGRLTAGMLSAFHHTLQLEPLEKDHNTSCPAGGRSAADKVYRLPINLNSVSPWSYRISYDPARYPKYIPEAYCLCKGCLTGVYGEENFHFRSVPVLMPAVILRRTTTCTGGRYVYTEDYVTIPVGCTCVPQVHEKEVEGVNSSIDKQGVKLLVES; encoded by the exons ATGCAGACGGCCAAG GTATGGGTGCTTGCCTGCCTTCTCTTGTGTGGGCTCTCTTTCCCTGGATTAGAGACGTTCAAGGCAAGCAAGCGCCCACTGCGTGCTCGAACCTGCGCTGACCGGCCTGAAgagcttctggagcagctgtaTGGGCGACTCACGGCAGGGATGCTCAGCGCCTTCCATCACACCTTGCAGCTGGAGCCTCTGGAAAAAGATCACAATACCAGTTGTCCAGCAGGGGGCAGATCAGCTGCGGACAAGGTATACCGACTCCCTATCAACCTCAACAGCGTCTCTCCTTGGTCCTACAG AATCTCCTATGACCCGGCAAGGTATCCAAAGTACATCCCCGAAGCCTATTGCCTATGCAAGGGCTGCCTGACTGGTGTTTACGGGGAGGAGAACTTCCACTTCCGGAGTGTCCCGGTGCTAATGCCAGCAGTCATCTTGCGCCGAACCACGACATGCACCGGAGGACGCTATGTCTACACAGAGGATTATGTCACTATCCCAGTGGGCTGCACCTGTGTACCACAGGTACATGAAAAAGAAGTAGAGGGTGTAAATTCCAGCATAGACAAGCAAGGGGTAAAGTTGCTCGTTGAATCGTAA
- the EEF1AKMT1 gene encoding EEF1A lysine methyltransferase 1 isoform X1, with amino-acid sequence MEKKMSDSDDDVPQLSSEALSALQEFYIEQQQREDIKATERFDNNCLGPIEENWQLSQFWYDAETALHLANEAARAVGSCGRIACVSAPSVYQKLKERDNKDFSTCLLEYDQRFSVYGAEYVFYDYNNPLNLPANLTAHSFDIVVADPPYLSEECLRKTAETIKYLTKGKVLLCTGAVMEEYAAKYLGVKMSKFIPKHTRNLANEFRCYVNYDSGLDSDSAS; translated from the exons ATGGAAAAG AAAATGAGTGACAGTGACGATGATGTCCCCCAGCTTTCATCTGAAGCCTTATCTGCTCTGCAGGAGTTCTATATTGAGCAACAGCAGAGAGAAGACATTAAGGCAACAGAAAGATTTGATAACAATTGTCTTGGCCCAATAGAAGAGAACTGG CAACTGAGCCAGTTTTGGTATGATGCTGAAACTGCGCTCCATTTAGCTAACGAGGCTGCAAGAGCAGTTGGAAGCTGTGGCAG AATAGCATGTGTTAGTGCACCCAGTGTTTATCAAAAATTGAAAGAACGGGACAACAAAGATTTTTCAACATGTTTATTGGAATATGACCAAAGATTTTCCGTGTATGGAGCTGAATATGTTTTCTATGATTACAACAATCCCTTGAACCTTCCGGCCAACCTCACAGCACATAGTTTTGACATTGTCGTAGCAGATCCACCCTACCTGTCTGAAGAGTGTCTCAGAAAAACTGCAGAAACcataaaatacttaactaaaggAAAGGTTCTGCTTTGTACAG GTGCTGTTATGGAAGAATATGCTGCTAAGTATCTTGGTGTGAAGATGAGCAAGTTTATTCCAAAACATACTCGAAACCTAGCCAATGAATTTAGATGTTACGTGAACTATGATTCTGGACTAGATTCTGATTCTGCTTCTTGA
- the EEF1AKMT1 gene encoding EEF1A lysine methyltransferase 1 isoform X2 codes for MSDSDDDVPQLSSEALSALQEFYIEQQQREDIKATERFDNNCLGPIEENWQLSQFWYDAETALHLANEAARAVGSCGRIACVSAPSVYQKLKERDNKDFSTCLLEYDQRFSVYGAEYVFYDYNNPLNLPANLTAHSFDIVVADPPYLSEECLRKTAETIKYLTKGKVLLCTGAVMEEYAAKYLGVKMSKFIPKHTRNLANEFRCYVNYDSGLDSDSAS; via the exons ATGAGTGACAGTGACGATGATGTCCCCCAGCTTTCATCTGAAGCCTTATCTGCTCTGCAGGAGTTCTATATTGAGCAACAGCAGAGAGAAGACATTAAGGCAACAGAAAGATTTGATAACAATTGTCTTGGCCCAATAGAAGAGAACTGG CAACTGAGCCAGTTTTGGTATGATGCTGAAACTGCGCTCCATTTAGCTAACGAGGCTGCAAGAGCAGTTGGAAGCTGTGGCAG AATAGCATGTGTTAGTGCACCCAGTGTTTATCAAAAATTGAAAGAACGGGACAACAAAGATTTTTCAACATGTTTATTGGAATATGACCAAAGATTTTCCGTGTATGGAGCTGAATATGTTTTCTATGATTACAACAATCCCTTGAACCTTCCGGCCAACCTCACAGCACATAGTTTTGACATTGTCGTAGCAGATCCACCCTACCTGTCTGAAGAGTGTCTCAGAAAAACTGCAGAAACcataaaatacttaactaaaggAAAGGTTCTGCTTTGTACAG GTGCTGTTATGGAAGAATATGCTGCTAAGTATCTTGGTGTGAAGATGAGCAAGTTTATTCCAAAACATACTCGAAACCTAGCCAATGAATTTAGATGTTACGTGAACTATGATTCTGGACTAGATTCTGATTCTGCTTCTTGA